The following coding sequences are from one Pocillopora verrucosa isolate sample1 chromosome 5, ASM3666991v2, whole genome shotgun sequence window:
- the LOC131786389 gene encoding furin-like protease kpc-1 isoform X3: MHQKEKKYKLLQINPELRKMWYIKRPEGSNEPTQNVISSWKSGYTGKGIVVGVVDDGVDGSHPELKDNYRWDLSYDYVAGKQVPFGTRVSGHGNKCAGVIAGKRNNDLCGVGIAYEANITGIRLFDDDIKSTDATESAALVHKLESIDIYSNSWGPGDMAWQIEGPGPLTSAALEKGIKKGRDKRGAIYTFAAGNGGMTGDSCAYNGYVNSIYTIAINGVNKDGSRPIYAEECPGIMATTYSSDMGGGIVTVDNTNGCVSDFTASSAATAIASGLIALTLHANPNLTWRDVQHIIANSARAAPGGVWLKQGHWLQNKAGFNISKVYGFGLMDAGKMVMLASKWKEVPEQIKCEIEGSDKDIKIPGTVSIEVKDCAIKFLEHVQIRVNLNFSRRGDLSLQLRAPSDTTSPMTRKRFIDNLTGFRNLTDWIITSLFHWEEDPTGRWELKIDDFDKRYPSSGQLHSWSLILYGTSSDPLKSELRSEIDSTGAIPTEKPKYSTKPMRTVTPTEHPSSTAKPTKALWWKIVVFIVLGLLAMSIIFVYWYCRFYKKRDNNAVTVQQGSVHLKGPSEHLKSKPPSCNV; this comes from the exons ATgcatcagaaagagaaaaagtataaACTATTACAGATAAACCCAGAACTTCGTAAGATGTGGTATATT AAAAGACCTGAGGGATCTAATGAACCAACACAAAATGTCATTTCTTCTTGGAAATCTGGTTATACAGGAAAAGGAATTGTGGTGGGAGTTGTTGATGATGGAGTCGATGGCAGTCATCCTGAACTAAAAGACAACTAT agATGGGATTTGAGTTACGATTATGTGGCTGGCAAACAGGTACCGTTTGGAACACGAGTATCAGG ACATGGTAATAAATGTGCAGGTGTCATAGCTGGAAAACGCAATAATGATTTATGTGGTGTGGGAATCGCTTATGAAGCTAATATTACAG GCATCCGcctttttgatgatgacatTAAGTCAACTGATGCAACAGAATCTGCAGCCTTGGTGCACAAGCTAGAAAGTATTGACATATACTCCAACAGCTGGGGACCTGGGGATATGGCATGGCAAATAGAGGGTCCAGGACCGCTGACCAGTGCAGCCTTAGAAAAAGGCattaaaaag GGTCGTGATAAACGAGGTGCCATCTACACGTTTGCAGCTGGAAATGGCGGTATGACGGGAGACAGCTGTGCATACAATGGTTATGTGAATAGTATTTACACCATCGCCATCAACGGTGTGAATAAAGATGGATCCCGTCCCATCTACGCAGAAGAATGTCCTGGAATCATGGCCACCACGTACAGTAGTGACATGGGTGGAGGAATT GTAACTGTTGATAACACAAACGGTTGTGTCAGCGATTTTACAGCTTCGTCAGCGGCTACTGCCATTGCATCAGGACTGATTGCACTGACCCTACATGCCAA CCCTAACTTAACGTGGCGTGACGTCCAACACATCATAGCCAATAGTGCAAGAGCAGCACCTGGTGGAGTCTGGCTCAAACAAGGCCATTGGCTGCAAAACAAAGCAGGGTTTAATATTAGCAAGGTTTATGGCTTTGGGCTTATGGACGCTGGCAAGATGGTGATGTTAGCAAGTAAATGGAAGGAGGTTCCAGAGCAGATAAAATGCGAGATCGAAGGCAGTGACAAAGACAT AAAAATCCCAGGAACAGTTTCAATAGAAGTGAAAGATTGTGCTATCAAATTTCTGGAGCACGTGCAGATCAGAGTCAATCTTAATTTCTCTCGCCGTGGCGACTTGTCCCTGCAGCTGAGAGCACCAAGCGACACAACATCTCCAATGACTCGAAAGCGGTTCATAGACAACTTAACAGGATTCAGAAACTTGACTGACTGGATTATTACATCTCTTTTTCACTGGGAGGAAGACCCGACTGGCAGATGGGAGCtgaaaattgatgattttgacaaGCGATATCCAAGTTCAG GTCAACTTCACAGCTGgtccttgatattgtatggcaCTTCTTCAGATCCACTTAAATCAGAACTTAGGAGCGAAATAGATTCGACAGGTGCTATACCTACTGAGAAACCCAAATATTCAACGAAACCAATGAGAACAGTCACCCCAACTGAACATCCCTCGTCAACAGCCAAACCAACCAAAG CATTATGGTGGAAAATTGTGGTGTTCATCGTACTGGGTTTACTTGCGATGTCAATAATTTTTGTGTATTGGTATTGTCGATTCTACAAAAAACGAGATAACAACGCTGTAACCGTGCAGCAAGGATCAGTACATCTCAAAGGACCAAGCGAACATCTAAAATCTAAACCTCCCAGTTGCAACGTGTAA
- the LOC136281332 gene encoding uncharacterized protein, with protein MKCVYAVIVMALVPFLSGELIQNERIKRQIKRNNEHQRDWQWYLKDTYVSMGVKSAWHAGYTGNGILVAVVDDGVNMNHPDLKSNFRTDASHDFLMERFRNNKPNPRSHGTTCAGIIAGGNNRNCGVGISYNANISSLRIYDDSIKSTDLSEAKALSYKNQTIDIYSNSWGPGDMGWQVEGPGPHLTKILEDAAKKGRGGKGSIFVFAAGNGGIAGDSCAFSGYVNNIHTIAISGVNWDGSVPSYAERCAAIMAVTYGQDMFTYRASGNMKPPLIAADGKDGCTENFPGSSGPTAMASGIIALALEANPNLTWRDVQHLIVRSSQPLGPSSRRRPQPSWKINTANLSVSEYYGFGLMNANVMSRYAKSWFSVPEQLSCEIKYVINGSALPVIPWTGKLELPLHVGGDNCGIRFLEHVQVKMNLNFRRRGFLEMNSESPSGTESKLLYSRTFDSWTGYKNFTNWKVTSLHYWGEDPIGKWSITIRNTRQSRDKRNVPDSSPGGVNSDFKGNNSWAGPPKDGPVHGGWSQWSHGWSPCSKTCGKGTRTRSRSCTNPPPANNGRYCIGSSQQSRDCHTPCPGYVFNLTLILFGTKEDPLARNQHIVTRRKEIGKVDTKQRKQDIPVHGGWSQWSRWWSRCSKTCGRGTRTRSRSCTNPPPANNGRDCIGSSQRSRDCYTPCPVDGGYSLWSSWTVCSQSCDGGVQTRSRTCTKPKPAHGGLLCSQQRLGPATQLRNCSTHIRCPVNSETKEDPLARNQHIVTRREEIRKFDTKQRKQDIPVHGGWSQWSRLWSRCSKTCGRGTQTRSRSCTNPPPANNGQDCIGSSQRSRDCSTSCPVHGGYSLWSSWTVCSQSCDGGVQTRSRTCTKPKPAHGGLLCSQQRLGPATQLRNCNTRIRCPDIPVHGGWSQWSRLWSRCSKTCGRGTRTRSRSCTNPPPANNGRDCIGSSQRSRDCYTPCPVHGGYSLWSSWTVCSHSCNGGVQTRYRTCTKPKPAHGGLPCNQQRPGGAFQWRDCNTHIRCPVHGGYSLWSSWTVCSHSCDGGVQTRYRTCTSPKPAHGGLPCNQQRLGGAFQWRDCNTRIRCPGYSQWSFWSECNVTCGGGTRTRNRSCTNPPPANGEALCTGPASQTQKCNSDACR; from the exons ATGAAGTGTGTCTATGCTGTAATTGTTATGGCGTTGGTGCCTTTCCTCAGCGGGGAATTAATACAAAATGAACGAATCAAACGG caaataaaaagaaacaatgaacATCAAAGAGACTGGCAATGGTATTTA AAAGATACGTATGTCTCAATGGGTGTCAAGTCCGCATGGCACGCCGGGTATACAGGAAACGGTATCCTTGTGGCTGTCGTGGATGATGGAGTCAACATGAATCATccagacctgaaatcaaactTC AGAACAGATGCCAGTCATGACTTTTTGATGGAACGCTTTAGAAATAATAAGCCCAACCCCCGCAG TCATGGAACAACCTGTGCTGGAATCATTGCTGGAGGCAATAACAGAAACTGTGGAGTGGGAATCTCATACAATGCTAACATTTCAA GTCTTCGGATATATGATGACTCCATTAAATCAACGGATTTGTCGGAAGCAAAGGCCTTGAGCTATAAAAATCAAACGATCGACATATACTCCAACAGCTGGGGGCCAGGGGACATGGGCTGGCAAGTGGAGGGACCAGGCCCTCACTTAACGAAGATCTTGGAGGATGCAGCCAAAAAG GGTCGCGGTGGCAAAGGGTCAATCTTTGTCTTCGCTGCAGGCAATGGTGGCATTGCAGGAGACAGTTGTGCGTTCAGCGGTTATGTAAACAACATCCACACAATTGCTATTTCTGGAGTAAACTGGGATGGGTCAGTACCAAGTTACGCTGAGCGCTGTGCAGCCATTATGGCTGTCACCTATGGACAAGATATGTTTACCTATAGAGCAAGCGGAAACATGAAACCACCTTTG ATAGCTGCAGACGGGAAAGATGGCTGTACAGAGAACTTTCCAGGCTCTTCCGGCCCCACAGCCATGGCTTCTGGGATCATTGCTTTGGCACTGGAGGCAAA tccAAATCTGACTTGGAGGGATGTTCAGCACCTGATAGTCAGAAGTTCACAGCCTCTAGGTCCTTCATCACGAAGGCGTCCTCAACCCTCCTGGAAAATCAACACAGCTAATCTTTCAG tCAGCGAATATTATGGATTTGGACTGATGAATGCCAACGTGATGTCTAGATACGCAAAAAGTTGGTTTTCTGTTCCAGAGCAACTGTCTTGTGAAATCAAATACGTAATCAATGG CTCTGCTTTGCCGGTAATTCCATGGACTGGAAAGTTAGAGCTACCATTGCATGTGGGCGGAGACAATTGCGGCATCAGATTCCTCGAGCACGTTCAAGTCAAGATGAATCTTAATTTTCGTCGACGAGGATTCTTGGAGATGAATTCAGAATCACCAAGTGGAACCGAGTCCAAGCTCCTTTATTCACGAACGTTTGACAGTTGGACTGGTTACAAAAACTTTACTAACTGGAAAGTGACCAGTTTACATTACTGGGGGGAGGATCCTATTGGGAAATGGTCCATAACGATACGGAACACACGGCAATCCAGAGACAAAAGAAATG TTCCAGACTCATCACCTGGGGGAGTCAATAGTGATTTTAAGGGGAACAACAGTTGGGCAGGACCACCTAAAG ATGGTCCAGTTCATGGAGGCTGGTCACAATGGAGTCATGGGTGGTCTCCTTGTAGCAAAACATGTGGAAAGGGAACTCGGACTCGTTCTCGGTCTTGTACCAATCCCCCACCGGCAAATAACGGACGATATTGTATCGGATCTAGTCAACAGTCACGTGATTGTCATACTCCCTGCCCAG GTTACGTCTTTAATTTGACGTTAATTTTGTTTGGAACCAAAGAAGATCCTCTCGCAAGAAATCAGCACATAGTTACAAGAAGGAAGGAAATAGGAAAGGTTGatacaaagcaaagaaaacaag ATATTCCAGTTCATGGAGGCTGGTCACAATGGAGTCGTTGGTGGTCTCGCTGTAGCAAAACATGCGGAAGGGGAACCCGGACTCGTTCTCGGTCTTGTACCAATCCCCCACCAGCAAATAACGGACGAGATTGTATCGGATCTAGTCAACGGTCACGGGATTGTTATACTCCCTgcccag TTGATGGCGGTTACTCTTTATGGAGCAGCTGGACTGTTTGTAGCCAGTCATGTGACGGAGGGGTTCAGACTCGCTCTCGCACATGTACCAAACCCAAGCCGGCACACGGTGGACTACTATGCTCTCAGCAAAGACTGGGACCAGCTACACAATTGCGGAATTGTAGCACACATATTAGATGCCCAG TGAACTCAGAAACCAAAGAAGATCCTCTCGCAAGAAATCAGCACATAGTTACAAGAAGGGAGGAAATAAGAAAGTTTGatacaaagcaaagaaaacaag ATATTCCAGTTCATGGAGGCTGGTCACAATGGAGTCGTTTGTGGTCTCGCTGTAGCAAAACATGCGGGAGGGGAACCCAGACTCGTTCTCGGTCTTGTACCAATCCTCCACCGGCAAATAACGGACAAGATTGTATCGGATCTAGTCAACGGTCACGGGATTGCTCTACTTCCTgcccag TTCATGGTGGTTACTCCTTATGGAGCAGCTGGACTGTTTGTAGCCAGTCATGTGACGGAGGGGTTCAGACTCGCTCTCGCACATGTACCAAACCCAAGCCGGCACACGGTGGACTACTATGCTCTCAACAGAGACTGGGACCAGCTACACAATTGCGGAATTGTAACACACGTATTAGATGCCCAG ATATTCCAGTTCATGGAGGCTGGTCACAATGGAGTCGTTTGTGGTCTCGCTGTAGCAAAACATGCGGGAGGGGAACCCGGACTCGTTCTCGGTCTTGTACCAATCCTCCACCGGCAAATAACGGACGAGATTGTATCGGATCTAGTCAACGGTCACGGGATTGTTATACTCCCTGCCCAG TTCATGGAGGTTACTCTTTATGGAGCAGCTGGACTGTTTGTAGCCACTCATGTAACGGAGGGGTTCAGACTCGTTATCGCACATGTACCAAACCCAAGCCAGCACACGGAGGACTACCATGCAATCAACAGAGACCGGGAGGAGCTTTTCAATGGCGGGATTGTAACACACACATTAGATGTCCAG TTCATGGAGGTTACTCCTTATGGAGCAGCTGGACTGTTTGTAGCCACTCATGTGACGGAGGGGTTCAGACTCGTTATCGCACATGTACCAGTCCGAAGCCGGCACACGGAGGACTACCATGCAATCAACAGAGACTGGGAGGAGCTTTTCAATGGCGGGATTGTAACACACGCATTAGATGTCCAG GATATTCTCAGTGGTCTTTCTGGTCTGAGTGCAATGTCACCTGCGGTGGAGGAACTCGAACCCGTAATCGTTCATGCACCAATCCACCGCCTGCAAATGGAGAAGCGTTATGCACAGGGCCTGCCAGCCAAACCCAAAAATGTAATTCAGATGCGTGCCGCTGA